From Mycolicibacterium cosmeticum, a single genomic window includes:
- a CDS encoding toxin glutamine deamidase domain-containing protein, which translates to MGVVASAHGRIEVDPDVLINAGKRVESLGTQLAMLSDSLGAALGGGIASGADTAGLSFGLQYGRIADDFAKALAMAANSYLGVGRMLQATGYNYRNADAASTIGGQGPSGGVGPAPAEKVAADLPTGPNGVMVPPPGKWYLVEPLLQVLPGLGLIAGTAMSWPSGHSAMMNVLAAQWRNFSTGFAIFQSELNALKPAVAAQHIPEGDKIAEAFDNLGTAMSYLTDTATTTAQKISDFAKQVQQVQDAIRRLLDRLSLSGLWDTVTDFFTGDGMKVLREVARDVSTVLGNFQRQVEGIVGLLNELKEVISDAADAFQKWIRPVLVAQFGDDVGNFLADAVTLYTDFQVGVANGLINTVSGVVSMADPAMWKGMAEKAWEVANDPSKAPGVLAEMGKQFIALDQWKGDHPGRGAGEAAFNIGSLFVPGGALSKTGSVAKSLNMTRRVLEEGRLPKLREIGEWSRGAPKFDGVGDLPGGQGIPDVPEVRPGAVPDSLIGPTAPHGIDAPTTPRGLDSPQGPAGPPDPPGPQSTPGGSHQGGGGNPPPDPPGRSVPPSAADSGPGRVDGPASQPPSPPPHTPGPTPHTPEPSPSAPEASPRAPEASPPAASPPPETHGTAGAPETPRAPEPSMHAPEAGSHAPETGSHAAESGSHTTEIRETSTPGGHEPPAASHPPVEHQPTVDQPRAHEPAAHQSTPSEPVETSPVSTPAGQHPAAHAPMVGGMPMGPHVAGPVHTAADHSPAARTSTPDASARAPETRSPEARSTETRAPQTNSPSNSGAGPSAERSPSAPVKASAAPPESAPAREPLRPTPESPAARSEDHSIPPRDQTPSAAAEHPVDPAGSSHDPGTGNGPAQPEHSGPVGNPANDRIYGPHQLDHVEDPAYQRAVEDALRDSQGDYVRHADPRTNDYGNLINDGGPTVDGRSNNCLDCSLSALSSFRGEPTVAAPRYLDELPDGTIDRQSGEHNGLNRAQNWLGNGLLEFPGHKLVDQFDLLHQYIDQLGPGSAALVVNGWHARDLVSGEYLFDAHGNPITSGSHATVIVHPESGGGPVWWDPQQGLTSDRPPAWMVNQSTYLNFTPIEPSQGAHHAGIGDQGAGAGVSGRDVSEPDLSRATVSTRVDSDESAFHGADGLGPGSGPGAAGDRFGDGDRLPVPELVGDDGGRGVHDVQGDGVQPGGEPDLSASVGDHDSTHTGGHGDDRVSVDGDVAEQSPRTDAGTSLDDREAHGPVRSEGSAVESGGLTREMDEPSESGRVAGDGHHLSVGEHNDGGVADQAASTGIPDADVTNRDIPSATDPEGMGSDEGAHAGTDGLGSSTGPGAAGDRFGDGDRLSVPELVGDDGGRGVHDVQGDGIQPGREPDLPASVTDHDPAGTGGRADHRLSDDGGVADRSPDTHPAESLDHREADSGSRAERVAGERGDVARGVDEPTEPRGVAGGGDDRGVGGNGSPGTADAVGSNHEHNRSDPASTAEEDQPDHGHAPDTTTDPDNEHRPDNLDEFRIEGGQSGERYVELADGSHHRVWASNEQLSSQDSRFAAADAWLAERGLSRADIQPLLVQPADWLNSAQRELVYSFRHQFSEVGSGEALQKVIDSRQADSRLDDGPKRYPPDATGGSVSVARDTHELNTPDRIYDGLALEYEDTPFHPQKPVVAMRFTVDDGVPIHLPDEQLSQLTGNGPSFDPGYPYPFTGTGFTASERFTVPEYFLPAGTTMNPGAEMYRIATDGSEELIAVLGPNQEWIGVVSDG; encoded by the coding sequence GTGGGGGTAGTCGCCTCGGCGCACGGCCGGATCGAGGTGGATCCGGACGTCCTGATCAACGCGGGCAAGCGCGTCGAGTCGCTGGGAACGCAGCTGGCGATGCTGTCCGACTCACTGGGTGCGGCGCTGGGCGGTGGTATCGCCTCCGGTGCCGATACCGCGGGCCTGAGCTTTGGACTGCAGTATGGCCGAATCGCGGACGATTTCGCGAAAGCACTTGCCATGGCGGCGAATTCGTACCTAGGCGTGGGCCGCATGCTCCAGGCAACCGGCTACAACTACCGTAATGCGGATGCGGCGTCGACCATCGGCGGCCAGGGCCCAAGCGGCGGCGTCGGCCCTGCGCCGGCCGAGAAGGTGGCCGCCGATCTGCCCACCGGACCGAACGGGGTTATGGTTCCGCCGCCCGGCAAGTGGTACCTGGTCGAGCCGCTGCTGCAGGTGCTGCCCGGGCTGGGGTTGATTGCCGGCACGGCGATGAGCTGGCCGTCGGGTCATTCGGCAATGATGAATGTTCTTGCGGCGCAATGGCGAAATTTCAGCACCGGGTTTGCCATCTTCCAGTCGGAGCTCAATGCCCTCAAGCCGGCCGTCGCGGCGCAGCACATTCCCGAAGGCGACAAGATCGCCGAGGCGTTCGACAACCTGGGCACAGCCATGTCGTACCTGACGGATACGGCCACCACAACCGCCCAGAAGATCTCGGATTTCGCCAAGCAGGTGCAACAGGTGCAGGATGCCATCCGCCGACTACTGGACCGGTTGTCGCTGTCGGGGCTGTGGGACACGGTGACCGACTTCTTCACCGGCGATGGCATGAAGGTGCTCCGCGAGGTCGCTCGCGACGTCAGTACCGTGCTGGGCAATTTCCAGCGCCAGGTCGAGGGCATCGTCGGCCTGCTCAACGAACTCAAGGAAGTGATCAGCGATGCCGCTGACGCCTTCCAGAAGTGGATCCGGCCCGTTCTGGTCGCTCAGTTCGGCGACGACGTCGGCAATTTCCTGGCCGACGCCGTCACCCTGTACACCGACTTCCAGGTGGGTGTAGCCAACGGTCTGATCAACACCGTGTCCGGTGTCGTGTCGATGGCCGATCCGGCTATGTGGAAGGGCATGGCCGAAAAGGCTTGGGAAGTGGCGAACGATCCCAGCAAAGCACCCGGTGTGCTGGCCGAAATGGGCAAGCAGTTCATCGCGCTGGACCAATGGAAGGGTGACCACCCTGGCCGGGGCGCGGGTGAGGCGGCATTCAATATCGGGTCGTTGTTCGTGCCGGGCGGGGCGCTCTCGAAGACCGGCAGCGTGGCCAAGAGCCTGAACATGACCCGCCGGGTACTGGAAGAGGGTCGCCTGCCCAAGCTCCGTGAAATCGGCGAGTGGAGCCGCGGCGCGCCGAAGTTCGACGGGGTGGGAGACCTCCCGGGCGGGCAAGGGATCCCCGATGTGCCGGAGGTCAGGCCCGGCGCGGTGCCCGATTCCCTGATCGGGCCGACGGCCCCGCACGGTATCGACGCGCCCACCACGCCGCGCGGGCTCGACAGCCCGCAGGGACCGGCCGGCCCACCCGATCCGCCGGGGCCACAGAGCACGCCCGGCGGCAGCCATCAAGGAGGTGGTGGCAACCCGCCACCGGATCCACCGGGGCGTTCGGTTCCGCCGTCTGCCGCGGATTCCGGGCCCGGCCGAGTGGACGGGCCAGCATCGCAACCACCGAGCCCACCGCCACATACGCCGGGACCGACGCCGCATACGCCGGAGCCGTCACCGAGTGCGCCGGAAGCATCGCCGCGCGCTCCCGAGGCGTCGCCACCGGCCGCCTCGCCTCCGCCCGAAACACACGGCACGGCAGGGGCTCCCGAGACGCCACGCGCACCAGAGCCGAGTATGCATGCGCCCGAGGCGGGTTCGCACGCGCCCGAAACGGGTTCACACGCAGCCGAATCCGGTTCGCACACCACCGAAATCAGGGAAACCTCCACACCCGGCGGTCATGAGCCGCCGGCGGCGAGCCATCCGCCGGTGGAGCACCAGCCGACCGTCGACCAGCCCCGTGCGCACGAGCCGGCTGCTCACCAGTCAACGCCGTCCGAACCCGTCGAGACGAGTCCGGTGTCGACACCCGCCGGACAACACCCCGCTGCGCATGCGCCCATGGTCGGCGGGATGCCGATGGGTCCGCACGTCGCCGGGCCCGTGCACACCGCGGCCGATCACTCCCCCGCCGCCCGCACCTCGACCCCGGATGCTTCCGCGCGCGCTCCCGAAACGCGGTCACCGGAGGCCCGGTCGACCGAAACCCGCGCCCCGCAGACCAATTCGCCGTCCAACAGTGGCGCCGGACCGTCGGCCGAGCGTTCGCCGTCGGCGCCGGTGAAGGCGAGCGCCGCCCCGCCCGAATCGGCACCCGCGCGCGAACCACTGCGTCCCACACCGGAATCGCCCGCCGCCCGGTCGGAGGACCATTCGATACCTCCCCGGGACCAAACACCCAGCGCCGCCGCGGAACATCCCGTCGACCCCGCCGGCTCCAGCCATGATCCGGGTACCGGCAATGGACCCGCACAGCCGGAGCATTCGGGGCCGGTCGGTAATCCGGCGAACGACCGGATCTACGGGCCGCACCAGCTCGACCACGTCGAGGACCCCGCGTACCAGAGGGCGGTGGAGGACGCCCTGCGCGACTCGCAGGGAGACTACGTTCGGCATGCCGATCCCCGGACGAACGACTACGGCAACTTGATCAACGATGGCGGGCCGACTGTCGACGGCCGCTCGAACAACTGCCTCGACTGCTCTCTTTCGGCGTTGTCGTCGTTTCGCGGGGAACCGACCGTGGCAGCACCGCGGTATCTGGACGAGCTGCCGGACGGGACGATCGACCGGCAATCCGGTGAGCACAACGGCTTGAATCGAGCCCAGAATTGGCTCGGCAATGGGCTGTTGGAGTTCCCAGGCCACAAGCTGGTCGACCAGTTCGATCTGCTCCACCAGTACATCGACCAACTTGGCCCAGGATCTGCCGCGTTGGTGGTCAACGGCTGGCATGCACGCGACCTGGTCAGCGGCGAATATCTATTCGATGCCCACGGAAACCCCATCACCAGTGGGTCACATGCGACGGTCATCGTGCATCCCGAAAGCGGCGGGGGCCCGGTGTGGTGGGATCCGCAGCAAGGACTGACCTCCGACCGTCCTCCTGCCTGGATGGTCAACCAGTCGACCTACCTGAACTTCACGCCGATCGAACCCAGTCAAGGAGCGCACCATGCCGGAATTGGAGACCAGGGAGCAGGTGCTGGCGTATCTGGCCGAGATGTCTCCGAGCCAGACCTATCACGTGCAACCGTTTCAACACGGGTGGATAGCGACGAAAGTGCTTTCCACGGAGCAGATGGCCTCGGGCCAGGCAGTGGGCCTGGCGCGGCTGGTGATCGATTCGGAGACGGGGATCGTCTACCAGTACCCGAGCTGGTCGGAGACGATGGTGGCCGAGGAGTACACGACGTTCAAGGAGACGGGGTTCAACCGGGCGGGGAACCAGATCTATCCGCATCAGTGGGAGATCACGATTCGACGCACACGGGAGGACACGGTGACGATCGAGTATCGGTTGACGGCGACGTCGCTGAGCAATCCCCCCGAACCGACGCAGGAACATCCCTTGACGATCGAGAAGCCCACGGGCCTGTGCGATCCGAGGGATCCGCTGTCGAAAGTGGCGGCCTCACACGCGAGATGGATGAGCCGTCAGAATCAGGGCGTGTGGCCGGAGACGGACACCACCTATCGGTAGGCGAGCACAACGATGGCGGAGTTGCAGACCAGGCAGCAAGCACTGGCATACCTGACGCAGATGTCACCAACCGAGACATTCCAAGTGCAACCGATCCAGAAGGGATGGGTAGCGACGAAGGTGCTCATGCCGGAACAGATGGCCTCGGGTCAAGCACTGGGCCTGGCGCGGCTGGTGATCGATTCGGAGACGGGGATCGTCTATCAGTACCCGAGTTGGTCGGAGACGATGGTGGCCGAGGCGTACACGACGTTCAAGGAGACGGGATTCAACCGGGGCGGGAGCCGGATCTACCCGCGTCAGTCACGGATCACGATCCGGCGGGTACGGGAGGACGCGCAGACCATCGACTATCAGATGACGGTGGAGTCGCTGACCGATCCCCCGACACCCACCCAGCAGAATCCCTTGACCATCGAGAAGCAGACTCTGGCTCACGAGCCGAAAGGGTGGCTGGCGAGCGTGGCGACGTCGCACGCGGAGTGGATGAGCCGACAGAACCACGGGGTGTGGCCGGAGGTGGCGACGACCGAGGTGTAGGTGGCAACGGTTCGCCCGGAACGGCCGATGCTGTCGGGTCCAATCACGAGCACAATAGGTCAGACCCTGCTTCGACGGCTGAAGAGGACCAGCCCGACCACGGCCATGCACCTGACACGACGACTGACCCCGACAACGAGCATCGTCCCGACAATCTGGATGAATTCCGCATAGAGGGCGGGCAATCCGGCGAGCGCTATGTAGAACTGGCCGACGGTTCGCACCACCGGGTGTGGGCCTCCAATGAGCAACTCAGTTCGCAGGATTCGCGTTTCGCCGCCGCAGACGCGTGGCTGGCCGAACGTGGCCTGAGCCGGGCAGATATCCAACCGCTGCTCGTTCAACCGGCCGATTGGCTGAACAGCGCTCAACGGGAACTGGTATACAGCTTCCGCCATCAATTCTCCGAAGTGGGGAGCGGTGAAGCACTCCAGAAGGTGATCGACAGCCGACAAGCCGACAGCCGACTCGATGATGGACCTAAACGCTACCCGCCGGATGCAACCGGCGGATCGGTCAGCGTCGCCCGCGATACCCATGAGCTCAACACACCAGATCGGATCTACGATGGCTTGGCCCTCGAATATGAGGACACGCCGTTCCATCCGCAGAAACCAGTTGTCGCGATGCGGTTTACAGTCGATGACGGCGTTCCGATTCACCTACCAGACGAGCAACTTTCGCAGCTGACGGGAAATGGCCCGAGTTTTGATCCGGGATATCCGTATCCATTCACGGGCACGGGCTTTACTGCGAGTGAACGCTTCACGGTGCCTGAGTACTTCCTGCCCGCAGGGACCACAATGAACCCAGGTGCGGAGATGTACAGAATCGCCACTGACGGAAGTGAAGAGCTCATTGCCGTTCTGGGCCCGAATCAGGAATGGATCGGAGTTGTCAGCGATGGATAA
- a CDS encoding CocE/NonD family hydrolase produces MLVTILLLVTGCGPGRNTTSAPFPSTAGRGSCAVDTERDVPATMRDGVVLRADVYRPRNTGPVPVILMRTQYGKTGAQVAPSRYQSPDWFASHCYLVVVQDVRGQGTSGGTFSEFTNDMNDGYDSVEWAAALPGSDGKVGMYGSSYVGATQWLAAVTAPPHLVTIVPANTASDYYDGWTYEGGEFRLAFVQPWAIDSIASTAARNRKDQEALARLEAAAAEPTHWLNFRPFKDLPPLQPNNPAVAPWYFDWIRHSSRDDFWRAVSIRDRYPSVRIPVLHFEGWYDAFLAGGVQNFTGMTARGGSDVARANQRLVIGPWDHVAWGRPDSRPAPMLSDIGPVGNSPINDLMLQWYDHFLKGADNGIGGQPRVDYFVMGANAWRQASGWPLPQTQWVNWYLSGNGGLVQRRGSLQPVLPAAQGPDTYTYDPAYPAPSLGGHSCCGALSGPQGPYDQTPVEQRSDVLVYDSAPLSQDTEITGPATVTLWAASSAVDTDFTAKLVVVKPDGQAVNLNNGILRTAFRDSLSQPAPIEPGRPYELRIEIWPTSYEFRSGDRVRLEISSSDYPQFAPNPNTGAPFGQDTRTLPAVQTILHDPAHPSSITLPIIPAG; encoded by the coding sequence ATGCTGGTGACCATTCTGCTCCTGGTCACCGGCTGCGGTCCGGGCCGGAACACGACGTCGGCGCCGTTCCCGTCGACCGCCGGGCGAGGGTCGTGTGCCGTCGACACCGAGCGCGACGTGCCGGCCACCATGCGTGACGGAGTGGTGTTGCGCGCCGACGTCTACCGGCCCAGGAACACCGGCCCCGTCCCGGTGATCCTGATGCGGACCCAGTACGGAAAGACCGGCGCGCAGGTGGCGCCCTCGCGGTATCAGTCACCGGATTGGTTTGCCTCGCACTGTTATCTGGTGGTGGTGCAGGATGTGCGCGGCCAGGGCACCTCCGGCGGCACGTTCAGCGAGTTCACCAACGACATGAACGACGGATACGACTCGGTGGAGTGGGCCGCCGCCCTGCCCGGCTCCGACGGCAAGGTCGGTATGTACGGCTCGTCCTATGTCGGTGCCACCCAGTGGCTTGCCGCGGTCACCGCACCGCCACACCTGGTGACCATCGTCCCGGCCAACACCGCATCGGATTACTACGACGGCTGGACCTATGAGGGTGGGGAGTTCCGGCTGGCGTTCGTGCAGCCGTGGGCCATCGACTCCATTGCCAGCACCGCGGCCCGCAACCGCAAGGACCAGGAGGCGCTGGCGCGTCTGGAGGCGGCGGCGGCCGAGCCGACACATTGGCTGAATTTCCGTCCCTTCAAGGATCTTCCGCCGCTGCAGCCGAACAATCCGGCCGTCGCACCGTGGTACTTCGACTGGATCCGGCACAGTTCCCGCGATGACTTCTGGCGCGCCGTCAGCATCCGGGACCGGTATCCCTCGGTGCGGATCCCGGTGCTGCATTTCGAGGGCTGGTATGACGCGTTCCTCGCCGGCGGCGTGCAGAACTTCACCGGGATGACGGCCCGCGGTGGTAGCGACGTTGCCCGCGCCAACCAGCGACTGGTCATCGGGCCGTGGGATCACGTGGCCTGGGGCCGGCCCGACTCGCGGCCGGCGCCAATGCTTTCCGATATCGGCCCGGTCGGCAACAGCCCTATCAACGACCTGATGCTCCAGTGGTACGACCACTTCCTCAAGGGTGCCGACAACGGCATCGGCGGCCAACCGCGCGTCGACTATTTCGTGATGGGCGCCAACGCCTGGCGCCAGGCCTCGGGTTGGCCGCTGCCGCAGACCCAATGGGTGAACTGGTATCTGTCCGGAAACGGTGGTTTGGTGCAGCGCAGGGGTTCATTGCAACCCGTGCTGCCGGCAGCGCAAGGGCCGGACACCTACACCTATGACCCGGCGTATCCGGCGCCGAGCCTGGGTGGGCATTCGTGTTGCGGTGCCCTGTCGGGGCCGCAAGGTCCCTATGACCAGACGCCGGTGGAGCAGCGCTCCGACGTGCTGGTGTACGACTCGGCCCCGCTGTCCCAGGACACGGAGATCACGGGGCCCGCGACGGTGACGCTGTGGGCGGCGTCGTCCGCGGTCGATACCGATTTCACGGCCAAACTCGTCGTGGTGAAGCCGGACGGGCAGGCGGTGAACCTGAACAACGGGATTCTGCGGACCGCGTTCCGGGACTCGTTGTCGCAGCCGGCGCCGATCGAGCCGGGCCGGCCGTACGAGTTGCGGATCGAAATCTGGCCGACCAGTTACGAATTCAGGTCAGGCGATCGGGTGAGGCTGGAGATCTCCAGCAGTGATTACCCGCAGTTCGCGCCGAATCCCAACACCGGGGCGCCGTTCGGCCAGGACACCAGGACACTGCCCGCCGTGCAGACGATCCTGCACGATCCGGCCCATCCGTCGTCGATCACGCTGCCGATCATCCCGGCCGGCTGA
- the ahcY gene encoding adenosylhomocysteinase has product MSELKVDVRNGIDYKVADLSLADFGRKEIRLAEHEMPGLMALRREYHDVQPLKGARISGSLHMTVQTAVLIETLTALGAQVRWASCNIFSTQDHAAAAVVVGPHGTPEEPKGTPVFAWKGETLEEYWWAAEQMLTWEGEPANMILDDGGDATMLVLRGAQYEKAGVVPPAEEDDSAEWKVFLELVRKGFEKDKTKWTKIAESVKGVTEETTTGVLRLYQFAAAGELAFPAINVNDSVTKSKFDNKYGTRHSLIDGINRGTDVLIGGKKVLICGYGDVGKGCAESLAGQGARVQVTEIDPINALQALMDGFDVVTVEQAIGDADIVVTSTGNKDIITLEHMKAMKDKAILGNIGHFDNEIDMAALERSGAKRINIKPQVDEWIFGEDGKSIIVLSEGRLLNLGNATGHPSFVMSNSFSNQVIAQIELWTKNDEYDNEVYRLAKHLDEKVARIHVEALGGTLTKLTKDQAEYIGVDVEGPYKPEHYRY; this is encoded by the coding sequence ATGTCTGAGCTGAAGGTTGATGTCCGTAACGGCATCGACTACAAGGTCGCCGATCTGTCGCTGGCCGATTTCGGCCGCAAGGAAATTCGCCTGGCCGAGCACGAGATGCCGGGCCTGATGGCGCTGCGCCGCGAGTACCACGACGTCCAGCCGCTCAAGGGCGCGCGGATCTCGGGATCGCTGCACATGACCGTGCAGACCGCGGTGCTGATCGAGACGCTGACCGCGCTCGGCGCGCAGGTCCGCTGGGCCAGCTGCAACATCTTCTCCACCCAGGATCACGCCGCCGCTGCCGTGGTGGTCGGTCCGCACGGCACCCCGGAGGAGCCCAAGGGCACCCCGGTGTTCGCCTGGAAGGGCGAGACGCTGGAGGAGTACTGGTGGGCCGCCGAGCAGATGCTCACCTGGGAAGGCGAGCCGGCCAACATGATCCTGGACGACGGTGGGGATGCCACCATGCTGGTGCTGCGTGGCGCGCAGTACGAGAAGGCCGGCGTGGTCCCGCCCGCCGAGGAAGACGACTCGGCCGAGTGGAAGGTCTTCCTGGAACTGGTCCGCAAGGGCTTCGAGAAGGACAAAACCAAGTGGACGAAGATCGCCGAGTCGGTCAAGGGCGTCACCGAGGAGACCACCACCGGTGTGCTGCGCCTCTACCAGTTCGCCGCCGCCGGTGAGCTCGCGTTCCCGGCCATCAACGTCAACGACTCGGTCACCAAGAGCAAGTTCGACAACAAGTACGGCACCCGCCACTCGCTGATCGACGGCATCAACCGCGGCACCGACGTGCTGATCGGCGGCAAGAAGGTGTTGATCTGCGGCTACGGCGACGTCGGCAAGGGTTGCGCGGAGTCGCTGGCCGGCCAGGGCGCCCGCGTGCAGGTCACCGAGATCGACCCGATCAACGCGCTGCAGGCGCTGATGGACGGCTTCGACGTGGTGACCGTCGAGCAGGCCATCGGGGACGCCGACATCGTCGTCACCTCGACCGGCAACAAGGACATCATCACCCTCGAGCACATGAAGGCGATGAAGGACAAGGCCATCCTGGGCAACATCGGCCACTTCGACAACGAGATCGACATGGCCGCCCTGGAGCGCTCGGGCGCCAAGCGGATCAACATCAAGCCGCAGGTCGACGAGTGGATCTTCGGTGAGGACGGCAAGTCGATCATCGTGCTGTCCGAGGGCCGGCTGCTCAACCTGGGCAACGCGACGGGCCACCCGTCGTTCGTGATGAGCAACAGCTTCTCCAACCAGGTGATCGCCCAGATCGAGCTGTGGACCAAGAACGACGAGTACGACAACGAGGTCTACCGGCTGGCCAAGCACCTGGACGAGAAGGTGGCGCGCATCCACGTCGAGGCGCTCGGTGGCACGCTGACCAAGCTCACCAAGGATCAGGCCGAGTACATCGGCGTCGACGTCGAAGGCCCGTACAAGCCGGAGCACTACCGCTACTGA
- a CDS encoding FMN-binding negative transcriptional regulator, with amino-acid sequence MYVPAHFAADDASVDDLLTHHGAADLITATPDGLVATMLPFVYDAEQRTLQGHVARNNPQWQLPVLGEALVIVRGADSYISPSWYASKAEHGRVVPTWNYLTAHVYGTVTVHDDPAWLDGLVRRLTDKHEANRPQPWSVDDAPQKYLAGQLRAIVGIELAITRIEAKFKLSQNRPAADIDGVINGLKASGDDAGAEAVQRLRP; translated from the coding sequence ATGTACGTCCCCGCCCACTTCGCCGCCGACGACGCCTCGGTCGATGACCTGCTCACCCACCACGGCGCAGCCGACCTGATCACCGCCACGCCCGACGGCCTGGTCGCCACCATGCTGCCGTTCGTCTACGACGCCGAGCAGCGCACGTTGCAGGGCCACGTCGCCCGCAACAACCCGCAGTGGCAACTCCCGGTCCTCGGTGAGGCGCTGGTGATCGTCCGCGGCGCGGACTCCTACATCTCCCCCAGCTGGTACGCGTCCAAGGCCGAGCACGGCCGTGTCGTGCCCACCTGGAACTACCTGACCGCCCACGTGTACGGCACCGTCACCGTGCATGATGACCCGGCCTGGCTCGACGGCCTGGTGCGCCGGCTCACCGACAAGCACGAAGCCAACCGACCACAGCCATGGAGCGTCGACGACGCCCCGCAGAAGTACCTCGCCGGCCAGCTGCGCGCCATCGTGGGCATAGAGCTCGCCATCACCCGGATCGAGGCCAAGTTCAAGCTCAGCCAAAACCGGCCCGCCGCCGACATCGACGGAGTCATCAACGGGCTCAAGGCATCCGGCGATGACGCCGGTGCTGAAGCGGTCCAGCGGCTCCGGCCCTGA
- a CDS encoding tetratricopeptide repeat protein — MSAAANANDAAAVYLDAGDYQRATEVLGAALAHDPGNGPLLARYAQARLGLRDYGGAASAAHSALGAMPGNAYIERVYALALHGLGRRQEALQLAWRSTAEHPEDPLAFSIYARLLHQAGFDREALPVVNEALRLNPGSADALVLRGDIALRTVNRSAAESDYHQALRLEPGHAAATHNLAVTRLHWGTLTKALRGFLDAGRLDPQLGPAVRDGIGAVLIRVLRPATAAVVFLASALVFVGNVQELHHSTLVPRLFTAAFSLALGAVTVWVVCNVPGPMLVAVLRERLVLALRLLFLVVATGIGAVIAVVGAPSSAAVLGPVLLLGMIGLTVLGWLVGQ; from the coding sequence ATGTCGGCCGCCGCGAACGCGAATGATGCCGCCGCGGTCTACCTCGATGCGGGGGACTACCAACGCGCGACCGAGGTGTTGGGGGCGGCGTTGGCTCACGATCCGGGTAATGGTCCGTTGCTGGCGCGGTACGCGCAGGCGCGGTTGGGGCTCAGGGATTACGGGGGAGCCGCGTCGGCCGCCCATTCCGCGCTCGGCGCGATGCCGGGCAATGCGTACATCGAGCGGGTGTACGCCCTGGCGCTGCACGGTCTGGGCCGGCGCCAGGAAGCACTTCAATTGGCGTGGCGGTCCACCGCCGAGCACCCCGAGGACCCCTTGGCGTTCTCCATCTATGCGCGGCTGCTGCACCAGGCCGGTTTCGACCGCGAGGCGCTGCCGGTGGTCAACGAGGCGTTGCGGTTGAATCCCGGATCGGCGGACGCCCTGGTGCTGCGCGGCGACATCGCGCTGCGGACCGTGAATCGGTCGGCGGCCGAGTCCGATTACCACCAGGCGCTGCGCCTGGAACCGGGTCATGCGGCAGCCACGCACAACCTGGCCGTCACCAGGCTGCACTGGGGAACGCTGACCAAGGCGCTGCGCGGCTTCCTGGACGCCGGCCGGCTCGATCCGCAGTTGGGCCCGGCGGTGCGCGACGGTATCGGGGCCGTTCTGATCCGGGTGCTCAGGCCGGCGACGGCAGCGGTGGTATTCCTCGCGTCCGCTCTGGTATTCGTGGGCAATGTGCAGGAATTGCACCACTCCACCCTTGTGCCAAGGCTTTTCACTGCGGCGTTCAGCCTCGCCTTGGGTGCGGTGACCGTTTGGGTGGTGTGCAACGTGCCCGGACCGATGCTGGTCGCGGTGCTACGGGAGCGCCTCGTGCTGGCCCTGCGACTGCTGTTCTTGGTGGTGGCCACCGGCATCGGTGCGGTCATCGCCGTCGTCGGCGCCCCGTCGTCTGCAGCGGTTCTCGGGCCTGTGCTGTTGCTGGGCATGATCGGCTTGACCGTGTTGGGTTGGCTGGTCGGGCAGTAG
- a CDS encoding WXG100 family type VII secretion target, which translates to MTQLVVDFGKLQAAIEHMQAFEREVTESLEDIDHTMAALRASWHGEGSDSQAQAQQQWEDGAEQMKSALKQLRSIAQAAHKNYSEAVTRNGAMWG; encoded by the coding sequence ATGACGCAACTGGTGGTCGATTTCGGCAAGTTGCAGGCGGCGATCGAGCACATGCAGGCGTTCGAACGTGAGGTCACCGAGTCCCTGGAGGACATCGACCACACCATGGCCGCGCTTCGGGCGTCCTGGCATGGCGAGGGCTCGGATTCCCAGGCCCAGGCTCAGCAGCAGTGGGAGGACGGCGCCGAGCAGATGAAATCGGCGCTGAAGCAGTTGCGGTCGATCGCCCAGGCGGCACACAAGAACTACTCGGAAGCCGTGACCAGAAACGGCGCGATGTGGGGGTAG